In one Acipenser ruthenus chromosome 10, fAciRut3.2 maternal haplotype, whole genome shotgun sequence genomic region, the following are encoded:
- the LOC117409473 gene encoding sodium- and chloride-dependent glycine transporter 1 isoform X2, translating into MEKKVCDTMQNGAVLGETTKKDENIRRGNWGNQIEFILTSVGYAVGLGNVWRFPYLCYRNGGGAFMFPYFIMLVFCGIPLFFLELSFGQFASLGCLGVWKVSPMFKGVGYGMMVVSTYIGIYYNVVICIAFYYFFMSMTNVLPWTYCNNPWNTKDCSGVVGSSYANASIANTSTLMRNISELVNHTAKRTSPSEEYWKYQVLNISDDIGHFGEVRLPILGCLAASWVVVFFCLIKGVKSSGKVVYFTATFPYVVLTILFIRGITLDGAVNGIKYYLTPQWKMILDAKVWGDAASQIFYSLGCAWGGLITMASYNKFHNNCYRDSIIISITNCATSVYAGFVIFSILGFMAHHLGVDVADVADHGPGLAFVAYPEALTLLPISPLWSLLFFFMLILLGLGTQFCLLETLVTAIVDEIGTDWIIRNKTYVTLGVAVVGFLLGVPLTSQAGIYWLLLMDNYAASFSLVIISCIMCVSIMYIYGFRNYFKDVEMMLGFPPPLFFRICWRFVSPAIISFILVFTVVQYKPITYNDYIYPGWSLIIGFLMALSSVICIPIYAIYKIWTSEGTTFLERVKNALKPDPSWGPALQEHRTDRYAPNVSSGSDLNQEGQLLHTKEKPEEVSLMIQGSNGSAHNPEASA; encoded by the exons AATGGAGCGGTTCTTGGTGAGACGACGAAGAAGGATGAGAACATACGGCGGGGAAACTGGGGCAACCAGATTGAGTTCATTCTGACCAGTGTCGGCTATGCAGTGGGCTTGGGCAATGTCTGGAGATTCCCCTATCTCTGCTACAGAAATGGAGGAG GTGCCTTCATGTTTCCCTACTTCATCATGCTTGTGTTCTGTGGAATCCCGCTCTTTTTCCTGGAGCTGTCCTTCGGACAGTTTGCCAGTCTTGGCTGCCTTGGGGTATGGAAAGTCAGCCCCATGTTTAAAG GTGTTGGCTATGGTATGATGGTGGTTTCCACGTATATCGGTATTTATTACAACGTGGTGATCTGCATCGCTTTCTATTACTTCTTCATGTCTATGACCAACGTGCTTCCTTGGACATACTGCAATAACCCCTGGAACACCAAGGACTGCAGCGGGGTGGTGGGGTCTTCCTATGCAAACGCCTCTATTGCCAACACGTCCACGTTGATGAGAAACATCTCAGAATTGGTGAACCATACAGCCAAGAGGACCAGCCCTAGCGAGGAGTACTGGAA GTACCAAGTGCTGAACATCTCCGATGACATTGGTCATTTTGGAGAGGTGCGGCTTCCCATATTGGGTTGCCTGGCAGCCTCCTGGGTCGTGGTGTTCTTCTGTCTCATCAAAGGGGTCAAGTCGTCAGGGAAA GTGGTTTACTTTACAGCCACATTTCCTTATGTGGTGCTGACCATCCTCTTCATCCGAGGAATTACGTTGGATGGTGCTGTTAATGGGATCAAATACTACCTGACTCCACAGTGGAAAATGATCTTGGATGCAAAG GTGTGGGGGGATGCTGCCTCCCAGATCTTCTACTCTCTTGGCTGTGCCTGGGGTGGGCTCATCACCATGGCATCTTATAACAAATTCCACAACAACTGTTACAG GGACAGCATAATCATCAGCATAACAAACTGTGCAACCAGCGTCTACGCAGGCTTTGTCATCTTCTCCATTCTGGGCTTCATGGCGCACCACCTGGGCGTGGATGTGGCCGATGTGGCTGACCACGGACCTGGGCTAGCTTTTGTGGCCTACCCAGAGGCCCTCACTCTGCTGCCCATTTCCCCACTTTGGTCACTCCTTTTCTTCTTCATGCTCATCCTGCTTGGACTTGGAACTCAG ttcTGCCTGTTGGAGACACTGGTAACAGCTATTGTGGATGAGATTGGGACAGACTGGATAATTCGGAATAAAACATACGTGACCTTGGGGGTGGCGGTAGTTGGCTTTCTGCTAGGAGTGCCTCTGACATCTCAG GCTGGGATCTATTGGCTGCTGCTCATGGATAACTATGCAGCCAGTTTCTCTCTTGTCatcatctcctgtatcatgtgtgtctCCATCATGTACATTTACG GGTTCCGTAACTACTTCAAGGATGTTGAGATGATGCTGGGTTTTCCTCCTCCACTCTTTTTCCGAATCTGCTGGCGATTCGTGTCTCCTGCCATCATCTCG TTTATCCTGGTGTTCACAGTAGTCCAGTACAAACCTATTACTTACAATGACTACATCTATCCTGGCTGGTCTTTAATCATCGGATTCCTAATGGCTCTCTCTTCCGTAATTTGCATTCCTATCTACGCCATTTACAAGATCTGGACGTCTGAAGGGACAACGTTTCTAGAG CGTGTAAAAAACGCATTAAAGCCAGACCCCAGCTGGGGCCCAGCCCTACAGGAGCACCGGACTGATCGATATGCACCGAACGTCAGCTCTGGCTCAGACTTGAACCAGGAGGGTCAGCTTCTGCACACTAAGGAGAAGCCAGAAGAGGTCAGCCTCATGATCCAGGGCAGCAATGGTTCTGCACACAACCCAGAGGCCAGTGCATAA
- the LOC117409473 gene encoding sodium- and chloride-dependent glycine transporter 1 isoform X4 → MNGAVLGETTKKDENIRRGNWGNQIEFILTSVGYAVGLGNVWRFPYLCYRNGGGAFMFPYFIMLVFCGIPLFFLELSFGQFASLGCLGVWKVSPMFKGVGYGMMVVSTYIGIYYNVVICIAFYYFFMSMTNVLPWTYCNNPWNTKDCSGVVGSSYANASIANTSTLMRNISELVNHTAKRTSPSEEYWKYQVLNISDDIGHFGEVRLPILGCLAASWVVVFFCLIKGVKSSGKVVYFTATFPYVVLTILFIRGITLDGAVNGIKYYLTPQWKMILDAKVWGDAASQIFYSLGCAWGGLITMASYNKFHNNCYRDSIIISITNCATSVYAGFVIFSILGFMAHHLGVDVADVADHGPGLAFVAYPEALTLLPISPLWSLLFFFMLILLGLGTQFCLLETLVTAIVDEIGTDWIIRNKTYVTLGVAVVGFLLGVPLTSQAGIYWLLLMDNYAASFSLVIISCIMCVSIMYIYGFRNYFKDVEMMLGFPPPLFFRICWRFVSPAIISFILVFTVVQYKPITYNDYIYPGWSLIIGFLMALSSVICIPIYAIYKIWTSEGTTFLERVKNALKPDPSWGPALQEHRTDRYAPNVSSGSDLNQEGQLLHTKEKPEEVSLMIQGSNGSAHNPEASA, encoded by the exons AATGGAGCGGTTCTTGGTGAGACGACGAAGAAGGATGAGAACATACGGCGGGGAAACTGGGGCAACCAGATTGAGTTCATTCTGACCAGTGTCGGCTATGCAGTGGGCTTGGGCAATGTCTGGAGATTCCCCTATCTCTGCTACAGAAATGGAGGAG GTGCCTTCATGTTTCCCTACTTCATCATGCTTGTGTTCTGTGGAATCCCGCTCTTTTTCCTGGAGCTGTCCTTCGGACAGTTTGCCAGTCTTGGCTGCCTTGGGGTATGGAAAGTCAGCCCCATGTTTAAAG GTGTTGGCTATGGTATGATGGTGGTTTCCACGTATATCGGTATTTATTACAACGTGGTGATCTGCATCGCTTTCTATTACTTCTTCATGTCTATGACCAACGTGCTTCCTTGGACATACTGCAATAACCCCTGGAACACCAAGGACTGCAGCGGGGTGGTGGGGTCTTCCTATGCAAACGCCTCTATTGCCAACACGTCCACGTTGATGAGAAACATCTCAGAATTGGTGAACCATACAGCCAAGAGGACCAGCCCTAGCGAGGAGTACTGGAA GTACCAAGTGCTGAACATCTCCGATGACATTGGTCATTTTGGAGAGGTGCGGCTTCCCATATTGGGTTGCCTGGCAGCCTCCTGGGTCGTGGTGTTCTTCTGTCTCATCAAAGGGGTCAAGTCGTCAGGGAAA GTGGTTTACTTTACAGCCACATTTCCTTATGTGGTGCTGACCATCCTCTTCATCCGAGGAATTACGTTGGATGGTGCTGTTAATGGGATCAAATACTACCTGACTCCACAGTGGAAAATGATCTTGGATGCAAAG GTGTGGGGGGATGCTGCCTCCCAGATCTTCTACTCTCTTGGCTGTGCCTGGGGTGGGCTCATCACCATGGCATCTTATAACAAATTCCACAACAACTGTTACAG GGACAGCATAATCATCAGCATAACAAACTGTGCAACCAGCGTCTACGCAGGCTTTGTCATCTTCTCCATTCTGGGCTTCATGGCGCACCACCTGGGCGTGGATGTGGCCGATGTGGCTGACCACGGACCTGGGCTAGCTTTTGTGGCCTACCCAGAGGCCCTCACTCTGCTGCCCATTTCCCCACTTTGGTCACTCCTTTTCTTCTTCATGCTCATCCTGCTTGGACTTGGAACTCAG ttcTGCCTGTTGGAGACACTGGTAACAGCTATTGTGGATGAGATTGGGACAGACTGGATAATTCGGAATAAAACATACGTGACCTTGGGGGTGGCGGTAGTTGGCTTTCTGCTAGGAGTGCCTCTGACATCTCAG GCTGGGATCTATTGGCTGCTGCTCATGGATAACTATGCAGCCAGTTTCTCTCTTGTCatcatctcctgtatcatgtgtgtctCCATCATGTACATTTACG GGTTCCGTAACTACTTCAAGGATGTTGAGATGATGCTGGGTTTTCCTCCTCCACTCTTTTTCCGAATCTGCTGGCGATTCGTGTCTCCTGCCATCATCTCG TTTATCCTGGTGTTCACAGTAGTCCAGTACAAACCTATTACTTACAATGACTACATCTATCCTGGCTGGTCTTTAATCATCGGATTCCTAATGGCTCTCTCTTCCGTAATTTGCATTCCTATCTACGCCATTTACAAGATCTGGACGTCTGAAGGGACAACGTTTCTAGAG CGTGTAAAAAACGCATTAAAGCCAGACCCCAGCTGGGGCCCAGCCCTACAGGAGCACCGGACTGATCGATATGCACCGAACGTCAGCTCTGGCTCAGACTTGAACCAGGAGGGTCAGCTTCTGCACACTAAGGAGAAGCCAGAAGAGGTCAGCCTCATGATCCAGGGCAGCAATGGTTCTGCACACAACCCAGAGGCCAGTGCATAA
- the LOC117409473 gene encoding sodium- and chloride-dependent glycine transporter 1 isoform X1, with protein sequence MKNLREQEREKQNTQIMSESNTNADFSSDQNGAVLGETTKKDENIRRGNWGNQIEFILTSVGYAVGLGNVWRFPYLCYRNGGGAFMFPYFIMLVFCGIPLFFLELSFGQFASLGCLGVWKVSPMFKGVGYGMMVVSTYIGIYYNVVICIAFYYFFMSMTNVLPWTYCNNPWNTKDCSGVVGSSYANASIANTSTLMRNISELVNHTAKRTSPSEEYWKYQVLNISDDIGHFGEVRLPILGCLAASWVVVFFCLIKGVKSSGKVVYFTATFPYVVLTILFIRGITLDGAVNGIKYYLTPQWKMILDAKVWGDAASQIFYSLGCAWGGLITMASYNKFHNNCYRDSIIISITNCATSVYAGFVIFSILGFMAHHLGVDVADVADHGPGLAFVAYPEALTLLPISPLWSLLFFFMLILLGLGTQFCLLETLVTAIVDEIGTDWIIRNKTYVTLGVAVVGFLLGVPLTSQAGIYWLLLMDNYAASFSLVIISCIMCVSIMYIYGFRNYFKDVEMMLGFPPPLFFRICWRFVSPAIISFILVFTVVQYKPITYNDYIYPGWSLIIGFLMALSSVICIPIYAIYKIWTSEGTTFLERVKNALKPDPSWGPALQEHRTDRYAPNVSSGSDLNQEGQLLHTKEKPEEVSLMIQGSNGSAHNPEASA encoded by the exons AATGGAGCGGTTCTTGGTGAGACGACGAAGAAGGATGAGAACATACGGCGGGGAAACTGGGGCAACCAGATTGAGTTCATTCTGACCAGTGTCGGCTATGCAGTGGGCTTGGGCAATGTCTGGAGATTCCCCTATCTCTGCTACAGAAATGGAGGAG GTGCCTTCATGTTTCCCTACTTCATCATGCTTGTGTTCTGTGGAATCCCGCTCTTTTTCCTGGAGCTGTCCTTCGGACAGTTTGCCAGTCTTGGCTGCCTTGGGGTATGGAAAGTCAGCCCCATGTTTAAAG GTGTTGGCTATGGTATGATGGTGGTTTCCACGTATATCGGTATTTATTACAACGTGGTGATCTGCATCGCTTTCTATTACTTCTTCATGTCTATGACCAACGTGCTTCCTTGGACATACTGCAATAACCCCTGGAACACCAAGGACTGCAGCGGGGTGGTGGGGTCTTCCTATGCAAACGCCTCTATTGCCAACACGTCCACGTTGATGAGAAACATCTCAGAATTGGTGAACCATACAGCCAAGAGGACCAGCCCTAGCGAGGAGTACTGGAA GTACCAAGTGCTGAACATCTCCGATGACATTGGTCATTTTGGAGAGGTGCGGCTTCCCATATTGGGTTGCCTGGCAGCCTCCTGGGTCGTGGTGTTCTTCTGTCTCATCAAAGGGGTCAAGTCGTCAGGGAAA GTGGTTTACTTTACAGCCACATTTCCTTATGTGGTGCTGACCATCCTCTTCATCCGAGGAATTACGTTGGATGGTGCTGTTAATGGGATCAAATACTACCTGACTCCACAGTGGAAAATGATCTTGGATGCAAAG GTGTGGGGGGATGCTGCCTCCCAGATCTTCTACTCTCTTGGCTGTGCCTGGGGTGGGCTCATCACCATGGCATCTTATAACAAATTCCACAACAACTGTTACAG GGACAGCATAATCATCAGCATAACAAACTGTGCAACCAGCGTCTACGCAGGCTTTGTCATCTTCTCCATTCTGGGCTTCATGGCGCACCACCTGGGCGTGGATGTGGCCGATGTGGCTGACCACGGACCTGGGCTAGCTTTTGTGGCCTACCCAGAGGCCCTCACTCTGCTGCCCATTTCCCCACTTTGGTCACTCCTTTTCTTCTTCATGCTCATCCTGCTTGGACTTGGAACTCAG ttcTGCCTGTTGGAGACACTGGTAACAGCTATTGTGGATGAGATTGGGACAGACTGGATAATTCGGAATAAAACATACGTGACCTTGGGGGTGGCGGTAGTTGGCTTTCTGCTAGGAGTGCCTCTGACATCTCAG GCTGGGATCTATTGGCTGCTGCTCATGGATAACTATGCAGCCAGTTTCTCTCTTGTCatcatctcctgtatcatgtgtgtctCCATCATGTACATTTACG GGTTCCGTAACTACTTCAAGGATGTTGAGATGATGCTGGGTTTTCCTCCTCCACTCTTTTTCCGAATCTGCTGGCGATTCGTGTCTCCTGCCATCATCTCG TTTATCCTGGTGTTCACAGTAGTCCAGTACAAACCTATTACTTACAATGACTACATCTATCCTGGCTGGTCTTTAATCATCGGATTCCTAATGGCTCTCTCTTCCGTAATTTGCATTCCTATCTACGCCATTTACAAGATCTGGACGTCTGAAGGGACAACGTTTCTAGAG CGTGTAAAAAACGCATTAAAGCCAGACCCCAGCTGGGGCCCAGCCCTACAGGAGCACCGGACTGATCGATATGCACCGAACGTCAGCTCTGGCTCAGACTTGAACCAGGAGGGTCAGCTTCTGCACACTAAGGAGAAGCCAGAAGAGGTCAGCCTCATGATCCAGGGCAGCAATGGTTCTGCACACAACCCAGAGGCCAGTGCATAA
- the LOC117409473 gene encoding sodium- and chloride-dependent glycine transporter 1 isoform X3, translated as MGLPVNGAVLGETTKKDENIRRGNWGNQIEFILTSVGYAVGLGNVWRFPYLCYRNGGGAFMFPYFIMLVFCGIPLFFLELSFGQFASLGCLGVWKVSPMFKGVGYGMMVVSTYIGIYYNVVICIAFYYFFMSMTNVLPWTYCNNPWNTKDCSGVVGSSYANASIANTSTLMRNISELVNHTAKRTSPSEEYWKYQVLNISDDIGHFGEVRLPILGCLAASWVVVFFCLIKGVKSSGKVVYFTATFPYVVLTILFIRGITLDGAVNGIKYYLTPQWKMILDAKVWGDAASQIFYSLGCAWGGLITMASYNKFHNNCYRDSIIISITNCATSVYAGFVIFSILGFMAHHLGVDVADVADHGPGLAFVAYPEALTLLPISPLWSLLFFFMLILLGLGTQFCLLETLVTAIVDEIGTDWIIRNKTYVTLGVAVVGFLLGVPLTSQAGIYWLLLMDNYAASFSLVIISCIMCVSIMYIYGFRNYFKDVEMMLGFPPPLFFRICWRFVSPAIISFILVFTVVQYKPITYNDYIYPGWSLIIGFLMALSSVICIPIYAIYKIWTSEGTTFLERVKNALKPDPSWGPALQEHRTDRYAPNVSSGSDLNQEGQLLHTKEKPEEVSLMIQGSNGSAHNPEASA; from the exons AATGGAGCGGTTCTTGGTGAGACGACGAAGAAGGATGAGAACATACGGCGGGGAAACTGGGGCAACCAGATTGAGTTCATTCTGACCAGTGTCGGCTATGCAGTGGGCTTGGGCAATGTCTGGAGATTCCCCTATCTCTGCTACAGAAATGGAGGAG GTGCCTTCATGTTTCCCTACTTCATCATGCTTGTGTTCTGTGGAATCCCGCTCTTTTTCCTGGAGCTGTCCTTCGGACAGTTTGCCAGTCTTGGCTGCCTTGGGGTATGGAAAGTCAGCCCCATGTTTAAAG GTGTTGGCTATGGTATGATGGTGGTTTCCACGTATATCGGTATTTATTACAACGTGGTGATCTGCATCGCTTTCTATTACTTCTTCATGTCTATGACCAACGTGCTTCCTTGGACATACTGCAATAACCCCTGGAACACCAAGGACTGCAGCGGGGTGGTGGGGTCTTCCTATGCAAACGCCTCTATTGCCAACACGTCCACGTTGATGAGAAACATCTCAGAATTGGTGAACCATACAGCCAAGAGGACCAGCCCTAGCGAGGAGTACTGGAA GTACCAAGTGCTGAACATCTCCGATGACATTGGTCATTTTGGAGAGGTGCGGCTTCCCATATTGGGTTGCCTGGCAGCCTCCTGGGTCGTGGTGTTCTTCTGTCTCATCAAAGGGGTCAAGTCGTCAGGGAAA GTGGTTTACTTTACAGCCACATTTCCTTATGTGGTGCTGACCATCCTCTTCATCCGAGGAATTACGTTGGATGGTGCTGTTAATGGGATCAAATACTACCTGACTCCACAGTGGAAAATGATCTTGGATGCAAAG GTGTGGGGGGATGCTGCCTCCCAGATCTTCTACTCTCTTGGCTGTGCCTGGGGTGGGCTCATCACCATGGCATCTTATAACAAATTCCACAACAACTGTTACAG GGACAGCATAATCATCAGCATAACAAACTGTGCAACCAGCGTCTACGCAGGCTTTGTCATCTTCTCCATTCTGGGCTTCATGGCGCACCACCTGGGCGTGGATGTGGCCGATGTGGCTGACCACGGACCTGGGCTAGCTTTTGTGGCCTACCCAGAGGCCCTCACTCTGCTGCCCATTTCCCCACTTTGGTCACTCCTTTTCTTCTTCATGCTCATCCTGCTTGGACTTGGAACTCAG ttcTGCCTGTTGGAGACACTGGTAACAGCTATTGTGGATGAGATTGGGACAGACTGGATAATTCGGAATAAAACATACGTGACCTTGGGGGTGGCGGTAGTTGGCTTTCTGCTAGGAGTGCCTCTGACATCTCAG GCTGGGATCTATTGGCTGCTGCTCATGGATAACTATGCAGCCAGTTTCTCTCTTGTCatcatctcctgtatcatgtgtgtctCCATCATGTACATTTACG GGTTCCGTAACTACTTCAAGGATGTTGAGATGATGCTGGGTTTTCCTCCTCCACTCTTTTTCCGAATCTGCTGGCGATTCGTGTCTCCTGCCATCATCTCG TTTATCCTGGTGTTCACAGTAGTCCAGTACAAACCTATTACTTACAATGACTACATCTATCCTGGCTGGTCTTTAATCATCGGATTCCTAATGGCTCTCTCTTCCGTAATTTGCATTCCTATCTACGCCATTTACAAGATCTGGACGTCTGAAGGGACAACGTTTCTAGAG CGTGTAAAAAACGCATTAAAGCCAGACCCCAGCTGGGGCCCAGCCCTACAGGAGCACCGGACTGATCGATATGCACCGAACGTCAGCTCTGGCTCAGACTTGAACCAGGAGGGTCAGCTTCTGCACACTAAGGAGAAGCCAGAAGAGGTCAGCCTCATGATCCAGGGCAGCAATGGTTCTGCACACAACCCAGAGGCCAGTGCATAA
- the ccdc24 gene encoding coiled-coil domain-containing protein 24 — protein sequence MARVPDDGDSGFLKAYEPPQSLWKLVEEYVPLAELPEIKSILGETLVDLSLEMHKEVETWLGIRRDMQSKSFSQSQAQISCPVLADPPVIKEMLKLEIRLLLLNIREKACKEGRDENKVLMNYNPCVVSFVMGSSKPASRLGRAGSTRSSCNSRPQTTNSKREERPFSSLSTSSSIEDDIDGIKEKLNVVQIDEVVTHLKFILQEECNTLEKDVQFLQECVEGEHQYRSEVTEMRREPSVSELKEERKVIEQDLQLRVCTQIPPLSYKAPVCRSVQTVSGTLQPIEGPPAEVLNRIFSAPVSSRNYPAHTPQKHGSPSVAINRTTCQPSPSSGAGHLHQAMESMQAFKSSCGHGEASLRACAWKADIPSPSANGLSQTVLPGGHVKCLTSDNRKGFDPALYCSLIRSGIETDQPTDTQQRRHSFHSVLTLDTNAKHITQALPSRFTLTLDAEPASKTLVKAFVPTPPVAGRPAGRPHCASRRARLLHADSLAGSS from the exons ATGGCTCGTGTACCTGATGATGGGGATAGTGGGTTCTTGAAGGCCTATGAGCCCCCACAGTCGTTATGGAAACTGGTAGAGGAGTACGTACCTTTAGCTGAACTTCcagaaataaaaagcattttgggAGAAACGCTGGTTGACCTGAGTTTGGAGATGCACAAAGAG GTGGAGACATGGTTAGGAATCAGGCGAGACATGCAGTCTAAAAGTTTCAGCCAATCTCAGGCTCAAATCTCCTGTCCAGTCTTAGCCGACCCCCCTGTCATCAAAGAAATGCTCAAACTGGAGATTCGCCTGTTGCTGCTCAACATCCGTGAAAAAGCTTGCAAAGAGGGCAG GGATGAAAACAAAGTATTGATGAACTACAACCCCTGTGTGGTAAGCTTTGTGATGGGCAGCAGTAAGCCTGCCAGTCGACTGGGCAGGGCAGGTAGTACCAGGAGTTCATGTAACAGCAGGCCCCAAACAACAAACAGCAAAAGGGAAGAGCG GCCTTTTTCTAGCCTCTCAACAAGCTCCAGTATTGAAGATGACATTGACGGCATAAAGGAAAAGCTAAATGTAGTTCAGATTGACGAAGTTGTGACGCATCTGAA GTTCATCTTACAGGAAGAATGCAACACTTTGGAAAAGGATGTTCAGTTCTTACAG gAGTGTGTAGAAGGTGAACATCAATACAGGTCAGAGGTCACAGAAATGAGACGAGAACCTTCCGTGTCAG AGTTGAAAGAGGAAAGAAAAGTAATTGAACAGGACCTGCAGCTCAGAGTGTGCACTCAGATTCCTCCACTGTCCTACAAAGCACCGGTCTGCAGATCTGTACAGACAGTGTCCGG GACTCTTCAACCAATAGAGGGTCCACCAGCCGAGGTTTTAAACAGAATCTTCTCAGCACCTGTTTCATCTCGGAACTATCCGGCACACACACCACAGAAACATGGCTCACCAAGTGTTGCTATTAACAGAACAACTTGCCAGCCAAGTCCCTCTTCAGGAGCTGGCCACCTCCACCAAGCTATGGAGTCAATGCAGGCATTCAAATCTTCATGTGGCCATGGTGAGGCGTCACTTAGGGCGTGTGCCTGGAAAGCGGATATTCCAAGTCCTTCTGCAAACGGCTTAAGTCAAACAGTTTTACCAGGAGGTCATGTTAAGTGTCTTACCTCCGACAATCGGAAAGGCTTTGATCCTGCATTGTACTGCAGTCTGATTCGATCAGGCATAGAAACTGACCAGCCCACAGACACCCAGCAAAGGAGACACAGTTTTCATTCAGTTCTGACTCTAGACACCAACGCAAAACACATCACACAGGCTTTACCATCAAGATTTACATTAACACTTGACGCAGAGCCAGCTTCTAAGACTTTAGTGAAAGCTTTTGTACCAACCCCCCCTGTTGCTGGGAGGCCAGCTGGCAGACCTCACTGTGCCTCCAGAAGGGCACGACTGCTCCATGCAGACAGCCTCGCTGGCAGCTCTTGA
- the zgc:113531 gene encoding von Willebrand factor C domain-containing protein 2-like: protein MCVKAVNALLSLLLLALCLQCASGFSVAGQVNTCEANGSVYYVGEWYFLDSDHCTQCECTVEGATCARTECTSLPPACIHVSHYPTDCCPRCEKIGCEYRGEVFELGEQIQPSECEQCTCDMDGIARCLVADCAPPPCVNPVYEKGKCCPECKEGPNCYADSSQTQVIPGGEPVWIDSCTKCRCHDGQDAGYWEGNRVAQCVRVQTCTPDDGDSHN from the exons ATGTGCGTTAAAGCAGTTAATGCTCTTCTTTCCTTACTTTTGCTAGCGCTGTGTTTGCAGTGCGCCTCAGGGTTTTCCGTGGCGGGGCAGGTGAACACCTGTGAGGCCAATGGCAGTGTCTATTATGTTGGCGAGTGGTACTTTCTGGACTCTGATCACTGTACCCAGTGTGAGTGCACTGTCGAAGGAGCGACCTGCGCTAGAACCGAATGCACCTCTCTGCCCCCAGCTTGTATCCATGTCAGCCACTACCCAACCGACTGCTGCCCGAGATGCGAGAAAATAGGCTGCGAGTACAGGGGAGAGGTCTTTGAGCTTGGAGAACAGATCCAG CCCTCGGAGTGCGAGCAGTGCACCTGTGACATGGACGGCATCGCCCGCTGCCTGGTGGCAGATTGCGCCCCTCCTCCCTGTGTCAACCCTGTCTACGAGAAAGGGAAGTGCTGTCCAGAGTGCAAAGAAG GCCCAAATTGTTACGCAGACTCTTCCCAGACACAAGTGATCCCAGGAGGGGAGCCGGTGTGGATCGATTCCTGTACCAAGTGCCGGTGCCATGACGGGCAGGATGCGGGCTACTGGGAAGGCAACCGTGTGGCCCAGTGTGTGCGAGTGCAGACCTGTACGCCGGATGATGGGGATAGCCACAACTGA